In Deefgea piscis, the DNA window GTGGGAGCGGGCGCGCTGGCGGTGCAGGGTTATGAAATTCATGTTGGGCAAAGTACTTTGCGTGGGGATGGCTGGCAGGATTTGTTGCAATTGGATGATGGCCGTACCGAAGGGGTGATTTCTACCGATGGGCAAATCATCGGTACGTATTTGCATGGTGTATTTGATCAATTTCCCGCGTTGACGGCGTTATTGGCTTGGGCCGGCTGGCAGGGGGCTATCGATCAATTGCCTGATGCTGATGCGCAGCTTGATCGGGAAATAGACCGATTGGCCGACGCGCTCGATTTGGCGATGGATTGGCAGAAGGCCGCGTTGTTAGGTTTGTAGTGTTACGTGTAAGCTGATGATTTGTATTAATAAACTTTGTATTAAGTATTTGCTGTCTATAGTTTAAGCGATAGTAATCTATGAGTGGCGCAAGGGTTTGCGCTGTGATTGCTCCGGCTTAAATTGTGGAGGTTTGCAATGAGTATTCGTGCCAAGTTAGTGGTTTTGAGTGCCGTTTTGCTGTTGATGATTGCCCTTATGGGTGGAGCATCTTTGCGCGGTTTATCGCATACGTTTGATGATTTTGAGGTGACGTATAAAGACCGCGTGGAGCCCATCAGTCATTTGCGCATTGTTGCAGATATGTATGCGGTCAATATTGTCGATACCGCGCACAAGGCCAATCATCAGCAAGTCCCTTATGCAAAAGCATTGGAATTAGTTCGTCAGGCGCGCACTGAAATTAATCGCAATTGGGACGCATTTTTAGCGGATGAGCCGGCGGCAAGCGAAAAATCGGTGATTGAAGAGGTAAAGCAAAAAAAACTCGCGGCAGACAAGGTGGTTACAGATCTTGAGCAAGTTTTAGCGGCTGGCAATGCTGCTGCCTTGGATGGTTTGGTACGTGACCAGCTATATCAGTCGGTCGATCCAGTTTCTGGCCAAATTGCGCAATTAGTCGATCTGCAAATGGCGGCGATTAAAGTTAATTTTGAAGATGCACAGCATGAATATACTCAGGCAAAAGTTTGGGCTTGGACTTTGATGGGTTTGGCGTTGGTGTTTGGGGTTGGTTTTTCGGCGTGGGTGATTGTCGGGATGAGCCGCAAAATCAATGCACTTAAAAACAGTATGTTGTTAGCGCAACAGCGGCAAGATTTAACGATTCGTGCCGCTGTGGATGGGCATGATGAAGTTGATAGCATTGCCATGGCGTATAACGAGTTGGCACAAAAATTACAGACCTTGGTTACGAGCATCGCCACCGCAATTAATACCGTGAGCAGTGAGGCCAATAGCCTCGCCGCTTGTAGTGAGCAAGTTTCGCAGGCGACGATGATTGGCGCTGAATCGACCAGCCAAATGGCCGCTGCCGTGGAGCAAGTGACTGTAGGGATTTCGCATGTGGCCGATAGCGCAGCACAAGCCAAGTCTTTAGGCCAACAAACGTGCCAGCGCGCCGTGGTTGGGGCGCAAAAAATACAAAAAGCGGTTTCTGAAATCCAAGGTATTGATCGAGAAGTGTCGGCCGCAGCGGAAAGGGTGGCGATGCTCGGCAACGACTCCGAAAAAATCAGCATGATTGTAGGGGTAATTAAAGACGTCGCCGAGCAAACCAATTTATTGGCACTCAATGCGGCGATTGAAGCGGCTCGAGCTGGGGAGCAAGGGCGGGGCTTTGCGGTTGTTGCCGATGAAGTGAGAAAGCTCGCTGAGCGCACTGCCGCGGCCACGGTTGATATTCAACAAATGGTCGGCCGTATTGATCAAACCAGCAAAGATGCCGTAGCCAGTATTAGTCAAACGGCCAATCGAGCGCATGACTGCGCCGAAATCGCCGGTGGTGCAGGCGAGTCAATCGATGGGATTAACGCCAGCGTGATCGATGAAGATGAATCCGTGTCGCAAATTGCCGAGGCGCTCAATGAGCAGCGCGCTGGGATGCAGCAAATTGCGATGCAGGTTGAGCGCGTGGCGCAAATGACCGATGAAAATTCTGCCGCGGTGGCGGGAATGAGTCAGTCGGCCAATCTATTGGAAGCATTGACGGTGCGTTTGCGCCAAGACGTGGGGCATTTTCAGTATTGATACGAGGTTTATGCTGAATTAGTGTCGGATTGTGGGTGTGGAGAAAATAATTTTAAAATATTTTCAAAAAAGGCTTGCGCTACTGGCGATCGTTAGATATTATGCACGCCTGTTGCCGATGTAGCTCAGTTGGTAGAGCACCTGACTTGTAATCAGGGGGTCGCGAGTTCGATTCCTGCCGTCGGCACCAAAGAAATCTAAGGGTTGTAGCTTTTTTGAGCTACAACCCTTTTTTCGTTACTACGGCGAAGTATTTCGTCTGTTTTTTTGTTAAGTAGTGTGATTTTTATACTTATATCAGCAAGATCAGGTCTGGGTCTGATAAAATCTGCCACTAAGAGTGTTTCTATCGTTTTAAGGAAGTTTGATGACTACCGCTGATTCGCAGCCTGCTTCACCGATTAGTGCTCCGGCATTGTTGAGAGAATTACAAAAAAATAGCCCTGTATTTCGGGATTGCTTGCCGCTGGCCATTGGCGTCGACAAACAACTATTTGCCGCTCGGCCAGAGTTGAGTCATCGCGTGTTGCGCCAAGCATTGGCGATGCATACTCGCTCATTGCGCTACCTTAAGGCGATGCAGGTGGCAAAAGTTCGCTTTAACTTGGATGGCAGTCAGGCGGATGAAGTGACTGAAGAGCAACGCGTATTTGCCGCAAACAGTCTTCACGAGTACTTCAAAAAAGCCGCGACTCAGCGTAAAGAAAAAGAAGCCGCTGAAGCAGCAAAAGTTGCTGAGGCGCAAAAATTAGAAAAGCTCAACCAGTTGGCGGCGAAGTTTTCACGCGATTAATTGATTGAGTTTGTTGTGTTGTAAAAAAGCCCGCTGCACTGCAGCGGGCTTTTTGTTTGGGTGGCGCTTTTTTGGCGCTGATAATTAAGCGAGCAGGTGTTTAACTGCGTCGCGTTCTTCAGATAGCTCTTTAGCAGTCGCGTCCATGCGTGCGCGGCTAAATTCACTGATTTCAAGTCCGGTAATGATTTCGTATTTACCATCTTTGCAAGTAACAGGGTAGCCGTAGATTAAATCGCTATAGCCGTATTCGCCATTGGCGGGTACGCCCATCGTTACCCAGTCACCCTCTGGTGTACCTAAAACCCAATTGCGAATGTGATCAATGGCTGCATTAGCAGCTGATGCAGCAGACGATAGGCCGCGCGCCTTGATAATAGCTGCGCCACGTTGTTGTACGGTCGGGATGAATTCGCTCTCTAACCATTTTTGATCATTGATCAAAGTGGCCGCATTCGCGCCTTTCACTTCTGCGTGGAAAATGTCCGGGTACTGGGTGGCAGAGTGATTGCCCCAGATGATCATCTTCTTCACGTCGCTAATTGTAGTACCGGTTTTTTGCGCTACTTGTGTCGTGGCGCGGTTGTGAT includes these proteins:
- a CDS encoding methyl-accepting chemotaxis protein, whose translation is MSIRAKLVVLSAVLLLMIALMGGASLRGLSHTFDDFEVTYKDRVEPISHLRIVADMYAVNIVDTAHKANHQQVPYAKALELVRQARTEINRNWDAFLADEPAASEKSVIEEVKQKKLAADKVVTDLEQVLAAGNAAALDGLVRDQLYQSVDPVSGQIAQLVDLQMAAIKVNFEDAQHEYTQAKVWAWTLMGLALVFGVGFSAWVIVGMSRKINALKNSMLLAQQRQDLTIRAAVDGHDEVDSIAMAYNELAQKLQTLVTSIATAINTVSSEANSLAACSEQVSQATMIGAESTSQMAAAVEQVTVGISHVADSAAQAKSLGQQTCQRAVVGAQKIQKAVSEIQGIDREVSAAAERVAMLGNDSEKISMIVGVIKDVAEQTNLLALNAAIEAARAGEQGRGFAVVADEVRKLAERTAAATVDIQQMVGRIDQTSKDAVASISQTANRAHDCAEIAGGAGESIDGINASVIDEDESVSQIAEALNEQRAGMQQIAMQVERVAQMTDENSAAVAGMSQSANLLEALTVRLRQDVGHFQY
- a CDS encoding ProQ/FINO family protein: MTTADSQPASPISAPALLRELQKNSPVFRDCLPLAIGVDKQLFAARPELSHRVLRQALAMHTRSLRYLKAMQVAKVRFNLDGSQADEVTEEQRVFAANSLHEYFKKAATQRKEKEAAEAAKVAEAQKLEKLNQLAAKFSRD
- a CDS encoding malate dehydrogenase, which produces MKQPIRVAVTGAAGQIGYSLLFRIASGAMLGADQPVILQLLDITPSLPALNGVVMELDDCAFPLLQGIVQSDDPKVAFKDADIALLVGARPRGPGMERKDLLEANGAIFTAQGRALNEVASRDVKVLVVGNPANTNAYIAMKNAPDLNPANFTAMMRLDHNRATTQVAQKTGTTISDVKKMIIWGNHSATQYPDIFHAEVKGANAATLINDQKWLESEFIPTVQQRGAAIIKARGLSSAASAANAAIDHIRNWVLGTPEGDWVTMGVPANGEYGYSDLIYGYPVTCKDGKYEIITGLEISEFSRARMDATAKELSEERDAVKHLLA